A region from the Candidatus Rokuibacteriota bacterium genome encodes:
- a CDS encoding ATP-binding protein, with amino-acid sequence MNSRRDLTQLPAQAVKTPRGMRPARSRAQERFPWGYLAAFLFGTALISTFIWYQIENERQTVLANWQARVTNIAEGRARLVSDWFFARHADADVLASSPAVRALMLDGGRGGDVRSQIVPQLDRVAAAYGYAGITLMDVQGRVLARSTGAAELGRESSESAVLAARTRTMRVDLSDEPTRKLLLMSVPVFAEGGSDASRPVMGVVALAMQPEARLFPLLNDETVPTKTGETLLFRADGPKPTYISPLKGDSAGWSAVDRSLETLVPLAKRAAEGRNTFGEMFDYRAAPVFAATHWIAPAGWGLVLKVDREEALADFYQAGKLAGFGAAFLTLALGGLLLSLWRQGQRASLLRDQMKQERAIFNLKGYAEKIVASVPSGLLLLSADLRVLSANRSFLESFFLRRDEVMGRGLEDLVRAEGLVRRAREVMQSGTAQPDLPFEFHLLHREETRRVRVTITSIRIEEQEEARLLLIVEDLSEEERLQTARKESEQRFQDLVQGLDAIVWEADAATLRFSFVSQRAQTVFGFPPDRWLDEPDFFSKRIHPEDRVKVMAKCRAALARGEDHELEYRALTATGEIVWLRDIVHVVPDMPGNAGQLRGLTVDLTDLKRADEALRTSEDQLRQAQKMDAVGKLAGGIAHDFNNLLMVIRGDGDLILRRLPPNHPLRKNAEGIREAADQAATLTRQLLAFSRKQVLAPKVLDLNGIVAGMQTMLQRLIGETINLVTVPEAALGRVKADPGQIEQVIMNLAVNARDAMQDGGRLMIRTANVRTGEAPPLPGAASPPAGPHVLLEVSDSGTGMDASTQAHLFEPFFTTKEPGKGTGLGLSTVYGIVEQSGGSVTVETEVGRGTTFRIYLPQVEASAPAAPPTVRPAPAAAPPARVQPEPVRAAAAPLEPAIVSEVVPQRAETILLVEDALRVRAVVREILEMNGYNVLEARHGVEALEISERHRGPIHLMVTDVVMPQMSGRELAQRLQPLRPEMHVLYMSGYTDDAIVRHGVLGAGIAFLSKPFTPDALALKVREVLDTPPRNIDQTAPLASPPANGNGPVSEAAVSAAAGPVIQRAEDVGTTRPSRV; translated from the coding sequence ATGAACAGCCGCCGTGACCTCACCCAGCTGCCCGCCCAAGCGGTGAAAACTCCGCGAGGGATGCGGCCTGCGCGCAGCCGCGCCCAGGAGCGCTTCCCCTGGGGCTACCTTGCGGCCTTCCTCTTCGGCACCGCGCTCATCTCGACGTTCATCTGGTACCAGATCGAAAACGAGCGGCAGACCGTGCTCGCCAACTGGCAGGCGCGCGTCACGAACATCGCCGAGGGGCGCGCGCGCCTCGTCTCGGACTGGTTCTTCGCGCGCCATGCCGACGCCGACGTGCTCGCCTCGTCGCCCGCCGTGCGCGCGCTCATGCTCGATGGCGGCCGTGGGGGCGACGTCCGCAGCCAGATCGTGCCGCAGCTCGACCGCGTCGCCGCGGCGTACGGCTACGCCGGCATCACGCTCATGGACGTCCAGGGGCGTGTCCTCGCCCGCTCGACGGGCGCCGCCGAGCTCGGCCGCGAAAGCAGCGAGTCCGCCGTCCTCGCGGCCCGGACCCGCACGATGCGCGTCGACCTCTCCGACGAGCCCACGCGCAAGCTCCTGCTCATGAGCGTGCCGGTCTTCGCCGAAGGCGGGTCAGACGCTTCGCGGCCCGTCATGGGCGTGGTCGCGCTCGCGATGCAGCCCGAGGCGCGGCTCTTCCCGCTCCTGAACGACGAGACCGTGCCGACCAAGACCGGCGAGACCCTGCTCTTCCGGGCGGACGGGCCCAAGCCCACCTACATCTCCCCGCTCAAGGGCGATTCGGCGGGCTGGTCCGCCGTGGACCGCTCGCTGGAGACGCTCGTACCGCTGGCCAAGCGAGCGGCCGAGGGTCGCAATACTTTCGGCGAGATGTTCGACTACCGCGCGGCGCCCGTCTTCGCGGCCACCCACTGGATCGCGCCTGCCGGCTGGGGCCTCGTGCTCAAGGTGGACCGCGAGGAAGCGCTGGCCGACTTCTACCAAGCGGGCAAGCTGGCGGGCTTCGGCGCGGCATTCCTCACGTTGGCGCTCGGGGGCCTGCTGCTGAGCTTGTGGCGCCAGGGCCAGCGCGCGTCGCTCCTGCGCGACCAGATGAAGCAGGAGCGCGCCATCTTCAACCTGAAGGGCTACGCGGAGAAGATCGTCGCCTCGGTGCCCTCGGGGCTTTTGCTCCTCTCGGCCGACCTGCGGGTGCTCTCGGCAAACCGCTCCTTCCTCGAGTCCTTCTTCCTGCGCCGCGACGAAGTCATGGGGCGCGGCCTCGAGGACCTCGTTCGCGCCGAGGGCCTCGTGCGCCGGGCGCGCGAGGTGATGCAGTCGGGCACGGCGCAGCCCGATCTCCCGTTCGAGTTCCATCTCCTCCACCGTGAGGAGACCCGCCGCGTCCGGGTCACGATCACGAGCATCCGCATCGAAGAGCAGGAGGAGGCGCGCCTGCTGCTCATCGTCGAGGACCTCTCCGAGGAGGAGCGCCTGCAGACGGCGCGCAAGGAATCCGAGCAGCGCTTCCAGGACCTCGTGCAGGGTCTCGACGCCATCGTGTGGGAGGCGGATGCGGCCACGCTCCGCTTCTCGTTCGTGAGCCAGCGCGCCCAGACGGTCTTCGGCTTCCCGCCCGACCGCTGGCTCGACGAGCCGGACTTCTTCAGCAAGCGCATCCACCCGGAGGACCGGGTCAAGGTCATGGCCAAGTGCCGCGCCGCGCTGGCCCGCGGCGAGGACCACGAGCTCGAGTACCGCGCGCTGACGGCCACGGGCGAGATCGTCTGGCTGCGCGACATCGTCCACGTCGTGCCCGACATGCCGGGGAACGCGGGGCAGCTCCGGGGCCTTACGGTCGACCTGACGGATCTCAAGCGCGCCGACGAGGCCCTGCGGACGAGTGAGGACCAGCTGCGGCAGGCCCAGAAGATGGACGCGGTCGGCAAGCTCGCGGGCGGCATCGCGCACGACTTCAACAACCTGCTGATGGTCATCCGCGGCGACGGCGACCTGATCCTGCGGCGCCTGCCGCCGAACCACCCGCTGCGCAAGAACGCGGAAGGCATCCGCGAGGCCGCCGACCAGGCCGCGACGCTCACGCGCCAGCTGCTCGCCTTCAGCCGCAAGCAGGTGCTGGCGCCCAAGGTGCTCGACCTGAACGGTATCGTGGCGGGCATGCAGACCATGCTCCAGCGGCTGATCGGCGAGACCATCAACCTGGTGACGGTGCCCGAGGCCGCACTCGGGCGCGTCAAGGCCGACCCGGGCCAGATCGAGCAGGTCATCATGAACCTGGCGGTCAATGCCCGCGACGCCATGCAGGACGGCGGGCGGCTGATGATCCGCACCGCCAACGTCCGCACCGGTGAGGCGCCGCCGCTCCCGGGCGCCGCGAGCCCGCCGGCGGGGCCGCACGTGCTCCTCGAGGTCAGCGACAGCGGCACCGGCATGGACGCCAGTACCCAGGCGCACCTCTTCGAGCCGTTCTTCACGACGAAGGAGCCCGGCAAGGGCACGGGCCTCGGGCTCTCCACGGTGTACGGCATCGTGGAGCAGAGCGGCGGCTCGGTCACGGTCGAGACCGAGGTGGGACGCGGCACGACGTTCCGAATCTACCTGCCGCAGGTCGAGGCGTCGGCGCCCGCCGCGCCACCTACAGTCCGTCCCGCCCCGGCCGCCGCACCGCCCGCGCGAGTCCAGCCCGAGCCAGTCCGGGCCGCGGCGGCGCCCCTCGAGCCCGCCATCGTGTCCGAGGTGGTGCCTCAGCGCGCCGAGACCATCCTCCTCGTCGAGGACGCGCTCCGCGTCCGCGCGGTGGTCCGCGAGATCCTCGAGATGAACGGCTACAACGTCCTCGAGGCGCGCCACGGCGTCGAGGCCCTCGAGATCAGCGAGCGCCACCGGGGCCCCATCCACCTCATGGTCACCGACGTCGTGATGCCGCAGATGAGCGGCCGCGAGCTCGCCCAGCGGCTCCAGCCCCTGCGCCCCGAGATGCATGTGCTGTACATGTCCGGCTACACCGACGACGCCATCGTGCGCCACGGCGTGTTGGGCGCGGGCATAGCCTTCCTCTCCAAGCCCTTCACACCGGACGCGCTGGCGCTCAAGGTCCGCGAGGTCCTCGATACGCCGCCGCGGAATATCGATCAGACCGCGCCGCTCGCGAGCCCGCCGGCCAACGGCAACGGCCCCGTCTCCGAGGCTGCCGTCAGCGCGGCCGCCGGGCCGGTGATCCAGCGCGCGGAGGACGTGGGCACCACCCGGCCCTCGCGCGTGTAG
- a CDS encoding cobalamin B12-binding domain-containing protein, protein MSGRPIRVLIAKVGLDGHDRGAKVVARCLRDAGMEVIYTGLHRTPEEVVAAAVQEDVDVLGISLLSGAHMTLVPRIVELMRQARADDVRLVVGGVVPDEDVPALRAMGVADVILQDTPPDEVVARVRGLAASRPAG, encoded by the coding sequence ATGTCCGGCAGACCCATTCGCGTATTGATCGCAAAGGTCGGGCTCGACGGCCATGACCGCGGCGCCAAGGTCGTGGCGCGCTGCCTGCGGGACGCCGGCATGGAAGTGATCTACACCGGCCTCCACAGGACGCCCGAGGAGGTCGTGGCCGCCGCGGTCCAGGAAGACGTGGACGTCCTCGGCATCAGCCTGCTCTCGGGCGCCCACATGACCCTCGTCCCAAGGATCGTCGAGCTGATGCGCCAGGCCCGAGCCGACGACGTCCGGCTCGTGGTCGGCGGCGTCGTCCCCGACGAGGACGTGCCGGCGCTCCGCGCTATGGGCGTGGCCGACGTCATCCTCCAGGACACGCCGCCCGACGAGGTTGTCGCGCGAGTCCGCGGGCTCGCGGCCTCCCGGCCGGCCGGCTGA
- a CDS encoding phenylacetate--CoA ligase family protein, translated as MRALDLEALRHARGIDLAVWPPRYDSGYAPRPDEPCWLPEIECAPAAARDELILAKLRGQIAYAWERCPFYRRKWQEAGVSPASLKSLEDLRRFPVVQKAELRLAQAAHPPFGDYLGIETGDVARIHGTSGTTGRPTVFGIGRDDWARVGEAHARILWGAGIRQDDRVLICSFFSLYMGSWGALAGVERLGATAFPFGAGAAGQTLAAVGWARDLRPSAFYGTPSYALHFAETARREGIDPRSLGFRILFFSGEPGAGIPATRRLIEDTFGGICVDMGSMAEMTPWMTNGECRHRTGMHLWQDVVYTEVCDPETYEPVPYGEEGTPVYTHLERTSQPMIRLVSGDRTRWTDAPCPCGRTYPRLPDGLYGRFDDMITVRGENVYPSAIEDTLRAIDGFGGEFQVIVSRREAMDELLVRAEAAAGFGDVARLDALRALMRERLRARLGVHPVVELVPHGTLPRTEFKARRVVDDRDLYRHALERREA; from the coding sequence ATGCGCGCTCTCGACCTGGAAGCCCTCCGGCACGCGCGCGGCATCGACCTCGCGGTCTGGCCGCCCCGCTACGATTCCGGGTACGCGCCGCGGCCCGACGAGCCGTGCTGGCTTCCCGAGATCGAGTGTGCTCCTGCCGCCGCCCGCGACGAGCTGATCCTCGCCAAGCTCCGCGGGCAGATCGCGTACGCCTGGGAGCGTTGCCCGTTCTATCGGCGCAAGTGGCAGGAGGCCGGCGTGTCGCCCGCGAGCCTCAAGAGTCTCGAGGACTTGAGGCGATTCCCCGTGGTCCAGAAGGCGGAGCTTCGCCTAGCCCAGGCCGCGCACCCGCCCTTCGGCGATTACCTCGGCATCGAGACGGGTGACGTCGCGCGCATTCACGGCACGAGCGGCACCACCGGGCGGCCCACCGTCTTCGGCATCGGCCGGGATGACTGGGCGCGCGTCGGGGAGGCGCATGCCCGCATCCTCTGGGGCGCCGGGATCCGCCAGGACGACCGCGTGCTGATCTGCTCCTTCTTCAGCCTGTACATGGGTTCGTGGGGAGCGCTCGCAGGCGTGGAGCGGCTCGGCGCCACGGCCTTCCCATTCGGTGCCGGCGCGGCGGGGCAGACCCTGGCGGCCGTCGGCTGGGCTCGCGACCTTCGGCCGAGCGCGTTCTACGGCACGCCCTCGTACGCGCTGCACTTCGCCGAGACGGCGCGGCGCGAGGGCATCGACCCCAGGAGTCTCGGCTTCCGCATCCTCTTCTTCTCCGGCGAGCCCGGCGCGGGCATTCCCGCCACGAGGCGGCTCATCGAGGACACCTTCGGCGGCATCTGCGTGGACATGGGCAGCATGGCCGAGATGACACCATGGATGACCAACGGTGAGTGCCGGCACCGTACCGGCATGCACCTCTGGCAGGACGTGGTCTACACAGAGGTCTGCGATCCCGAAACGTACGAGCCGGTTCCCTACGGCGAAGAGGGCACGCCGGTCTACACGCACCTCGAGCGCACGTCGCAGCCCATGATCCGCCTCGTCTCGGGCGACCGCACGCGCTGGACGGATGCGCCATGTCCGTGCGGGCGCACCTACCCGCGCCTCCCGGACGGGCTCTACGGCCGCTTCGACGACATGATCACCGTCCGCGGCGAGAACGTCTACCCGAGCGCCATCGAGGACACGCTCCGCGCCATCGACGGATTCGGGGGCGAGTTCCAGGTGATCGTGTCGCGCCGCGAGGCGATGGACGAGCTTCTCGTGCGGGCCGAAGCCGCGGCCGGCTTCGGCGACGTCGCAAGGCTCGACGCGCTTCGCGCGCTCATGCGCGAGCGCCTGAGGGCGCGCCTCGGCGTCCATCCCGTCGTCGAGCTGGTTCCCCATGGCACCCTGCCCCGGACGGAGTTCAAGGCGCGTCGGGTCGTCGACGACCGCGACCTCTACCGGCACGCGCTCGAGAGGAGGGAGGCCTAG